The following are encoded together in the Streptomyces tsukubensis genome:
- a CDS encoding family 4 glycosyl hydrolase: MRLTILGGGGFRVPLVYGALAGSEVTELTLYDTDPLRLGVVRSVLAGLDRDAGPAVRVTEDLDDALIGADFVFSAIRVGGTAGRVRDERIPLDEGVLGQETVGAGGVLYGLRTIPVALRIAERVKAVAPDAWVINFTNPAGMVTEAMAGVLGDRVIGICDSPVGLVRRAARAAGADPDTVRYDYVGLNHLGWLRTLTADDGRDLLAGLLDDEAALTSFEEGKLFGAPWLRALGSLPNEYLHYYYFRRETLAAVRGADETRGEFLAQQQEGFFERASKAPERAAELWERTRLEREETYMADSRAATGGWQRDTCDLDGGGYDQVALALMRAIAGDARGTRLILNVRNGSTVPALPADAIIETVCEVDRSGARPVPCAPPGEAELGLMLQLKAVERAAVEAAVFKDRTAALRALALHPLVDSPAVAARILERAGG; the protein is encoded by the coding sequence ATGAGGCTGACGATTCTGGGCGGGGGCGGATTCCGCGTACCGCTGGTGTACGGGGCACTCGCCGGCAGCGAGGTCACGGAACTGACGCTGTACGACACGGATCCGCTGCGACTCGGCGTGGTGCGTTCCGTCCTCGCGGGGCTCGACCGCGATGCGGGCCCCGCCGTGCGGGTGACGGAGGATCTGGACGACGCGCTGATCGGCGCCGATTTCGTCTTCTCCGCGATCCGGGTGGGCGGCACGGCGGGCCGGGTGCGGGACGAGCGGATCCCGCTGGACGAGGGGGTGCTCGGACAGGAGACGGTCGGCGCGGGCGGTGTGCTCTACGGTCTGCGGACGATCCCGGTGGCGCTGCGTATCGCGGAGCGGGTGAAGGCGGTGGCCCCGGACGCGTGGGTCATCAACTTCACCAATCCCGCCGGCATGGTGACGGAGGCGATGGCCGGCGTCCTCGGGGACCGGGTCATCGGCATCTGTGACTCACCGGTCGGTCTGGTGCGCAGGGCGGCGCGGGCGGCGGGCGCCGACCCCGACACGGTCCGCTACGACTATGTGGGCCTCAACCACCTGGGGTGGCTGCGGACGCTGACGGCGGACGACGGGCGCGACCTGCTGGCCGGGCTGCTCGACGACGAGGCCGCGCTGACCTCCTTCGAGGAGGGCAAGCTGTTCGGCGCGCCATGGCTGAGGGCGCTGGGGAGCCTGCCCAACGAGTATCTGCACTACTACTACTTCCGCCGCGAGACCCTGGCGGCGGTGCGTGGCGCGGACGAGACGCGCGGGGAGTTCCTCGCCCAGCAGCAGGAGGGGTTCTTCGAGCGGGCCTCGAAGGCGCCCGAGCGCGCGGCGGAACTGTGGGAGCGCACGCGGCTGGAGCGCGAGGAGACGTACATGGCGGACAGCCGCGCGGCGACCGGTGGCTGGCAGCGGGACACGTGCGACCTGGACGGCGGCGGCTACGACCAGGTGGCGCTCGCGCTGATGCGGGCCATCGCGGGCGACGCGCGCGGTACGCGTCTCATCCTGAACGTCCGCAACGGCTCGACGGTTCCCGCGCTGCCCGCGGACGCGATCATCGAGACGGTGTGCGAGGTCGACAGGAGCGGCGCGAGGCCGGTGCCGTGCGCCCCGCCAGGTGAGGCGGAGTTGGGGCTGATGCTCCAGCTCAAGGCGGTGGAGCGGGCCGCGGTGGAGGCGGCCGTGTTCAAGGACCGCACGGCGGCGCTACGGGCGCTGGCCCTGCACCCGCTGGTCGACTCGCCGGCGGTGGCGGCGCGCATCCTTGAGCGGGCGGGCGGGTAG
- a CDS encoding glucarate dehydratase family protein, translating to MTAPTAPAAAADLTITEVRLTPILVADPPLLNTQGVHQPYTPRLIIEIETAGGVTGIGETYGDTKYLELAEPFAERLPGRRVSDLNGLFTLADQVGVDGSHIDTAVDVGGLRGVQTEDKLRLSVVSGFEVACLDALGKALGQPVHELLGGKVRDRVEYSAYLFYRWAAHPEGVTAETDDWGAAVDPAGVVEQARKFKERYGFTSFKLKGGVFPPEEEIAAVRALAEAFPGHPLRLDPNGAWSVETSLKVAAELSGVLEYLEDPTLTTEGMAQVSAHTDVLLATNMCVTTFGEIKEAFTRDAVQVVLSDHHYWGGLRNTRELAAICGAFGVGVSMHSNTHLGISLAAMTHVAATVPDLHHACDSHYPWQSEDVLTERLTFTDGGVRVSDAPGLGVELDRDRLAALHRRWLDDDGTMRSRDDEAAMRVAEPDWRTPAVPRW from the coding sequence ATGACCGCGCCGACCGCCCCCGCCGCAGCAGCCGATCTGACCATCACCGAGGTCCGGCTCACGCCGATCCTCGTCGCTGATCCGCCGCTGCTGAACACCCAGGGAGTCCACCAGCCCTACACCCCTCGCCTGATCATCGAGATCGAGACGGCGGGCGGTGTCACCGGCATCGGCGAGACCTACGGCGACACCAAGTACCTGGAACTCGCCGAGCCGTTCGCCGAGCGGCTGCCCGGCCGCCGGGTGAGCGACCTCAACGGCCTCTTCACCCTCGCCGACCAGGTCGGTGTCGACGGCTCCCACATCGACACCGCCGTCGACGTCGGCGGCTTGCGCGGGGTGCAGACCGAGGACAAGCTGCGGCTCTCCGTCGTCTCCGGGTTCGAGGTGGCCTGCCTCGACGCGCTGGGCAAGGCGCTCGGACAGCCCGTCCACGAACTCCTCGGCGGCAAGGTACGCGACCGCGTCGAGTACAGCGCCTACCTCTTCTACCGCTGGGCCGCGCACCCCGAGGGCGTCACCGCCGAGACCGACGACTGGGGCGCCGCCGTGGACCCCGCAGGAGTGGTCGAGCAGGCGCGGAAGTTCAAGGAGCGCTACGGCTTCACCTCCTTCAAGCTCAAGGGCGGTGTCTTCCCGCCGGAGGAGGAGATCGCAGCCGTGCGGGCGCTCGCCGAGGCGTTCCCCGGTCACCCGCTGCGGCTCGACCCCAACGGCGCCTGGTCGGTCGAGACCTCGCTGAAGGTGGCGGCCGAACTCTCCGGCGTACTCGAATACCTGGAGGACCCGACCCTCACCACGGAAGGGATGGCGCAGGTCTCCGCGCACACGGACGTCCTCCTGGCCACCAACATGTGCGTGACGACCTTCGGGGAGATCAAGGAGGCGTTCACCCGTGACGCCGTGCAGGTCGTGCTCTCCGACCACCACTACTGGGGCGGGCTGCGCAACACCCGTGAACTCGCCGCGATCTGCGGGGCCTTCGGCGTCGGCGTCTCCATGCACTCCAACACCCATCTGGGCATCAGCCTCGCCGCCATGACCCATGTGGCGGCGACCGTTCCCGACCTCCACCACGCCTGCGACTCGCACTACCCGTGGCAGAGCGAGGACGTCCTCACCGAGCGGCTGACCTTCACCGACGGCGGCGTCCGGGTCTCCGACGCGCCCGGCCTCGGCGTCGAACTCGACCGTGACAGACTCGCCGCCCTCCACCGGCGCTGGCTCGACGACGACGGCACGATGCGCTCCCGCGACGACGAGGCGGCCATGCGGGTCGCCGAGCCGGACTGGCGGACCCCGGCGGTGCCCCGCTGGTGA